Proteins encoded within one genomic window of Mauremys mutica isolate MM-2020 ecotype Southern chromosome 11, ASM2049712v1, whole genome shotgun sequence:
- the CDIP1 gene encoding cell death-inducing p53-target protein 1, with amino-acid sequence MSSDPPPPYPGGPSAPLLQEKNGPPTMSDGVSTAGVQPHGMPVPPSDFGPPPYEPPLQPGYIPAPVSADGSMPYMPHGYYPPPGPHPPMGYYPAAGHYPSPGGHTATVIVPSGAATTVTVLQGEIFQGSPVQTVCPHCQQAITTAITHEIGLMNFLLGFFCCFVGCDLGCCLIPCLIDDFKDVTHTCPNCKAYIYTYKRMC; translated from the exons ATGTCCAGTGACCCGCCCCCACCCTACCCAGGGGGACCTTCAGCACCGCTACTACAAGAGAAGAATGGCCCACCCACCATGTCAG ACGGAGTCTCCACTGCTGGAGTCCAGCCCCATGGGATGCCTGTGCCCCCTTCAGATTTTGGGCCACCCCCGTACGAGCCACCCCTGCAGCCAGGGTACATCCCCGCTCCCGTTTCTGCAGATGGCTCTATGCCCTACATGCCCCATG GTTATTATccacccccaggacctcaccctcCCATGGGCTATTACCCGGCTGCGGGACATTACCCCTCTCCTGGTGGCCACACAGCAACTGTCATTGTACCATCGGGGGCTGCAACCACCGTCACCGTGCTGCAGGGAGAAATATTCCAGGGCAGCCCCGTGCAGACAGTGTGTCCTCACTGCCAGCAGGCCATCACCACCGCGATCACACATGAGATAGGGCTCATGAACTTCCTCCTCGGCTTCTTCTGCTGCTTTGTCGG ATGTGATCTGGGCTGCTGCTTGATTCCATGTTTAATAGACGACTTCAAGGATGTGACCCACACTTGTCCCAACTGCAAAGCCTACATCTACACATACAAGCGCATGTGCTAA